One window of the Bacteroidota bacterium genome contains the following:
- a CDS encoding phage integrase N-terminal SAM-like domain-containing protein — MKLNPTGEAFMSGLENDKSDVRIFLVCTSEKDFSKTDRRIGVSFRYDEDCITALKKILGYKCIRSFFLFYLGRNPRKLSVEDIKSFLFYLIEEKKRYSGTINQYINAFRFLYVDVYKGQFQKFKYKFSVIDFIV; from the coding sequence GTGAAGTTAAATCCAACGGGCGAAGCGTTTATGAGCGGGTTGGAAAACGATAAATCCGATGTTCGGATATTTTTAGTTTGTACATCTGAAAAGGATTTCTCAAAAACCGATAGACGGATAGGTGTATCGTTTCGGTATGACGAGGATTGCATAACTGCGCTAAAAAAAATACTGGGGTATAAGTGCATCCGATCTTTTTTCCTTTTTTATCTTGGACGTAATCCGAGAAAATTATCCGTAGAAGATATAAAGTCATTTTTATTCTATTTAATTGAAGAAAAGAAGCGTTATTCCGGAACAATTAACCAATATATTAATGCTTTCCGATTTCTTTATGTTGATGTATATAAAGGGCAGTTCCAAAAATTCAAATATAAGTTTAGTGTTATAGATTTTATCGTC